The genomic DNA GCGGCGCGGCCAGCAGTGGCCCCAGCGCAGGCAGCATCTGCTGTATGCCGACACAGCCGATTTCCTCATCATAAGAGAACACCAGCTTCAGCGGTGCGCGCAGCGGCGCGCGCGCGGCCAGATCGGCGGCGTGCAACATGCAGGCCAGATAGCCTTTCATATCGGTGGTACCGCGTCCGTATAGACGCTCTCCCTCGCGGCTCATCGCAAATGGCGCACGGGTCCAATCCTGCCCCTCAACCGGCACGACATCGGTATGACCCGACAACATGATGCCGCCTTCTGCCTCGGGGCCAATCCGCGCGAACAACCCGCATTTGCCCGCGACGTGGCCAGAGATGCGCGCGGTATGCGCGCCGCGCTCCCCCAAGAACGCCTCGATGAAGTCGATGATGCCTGCGTTGGATCGCGCACTGACCGTGTCGCAGCCGATCAACCGATCCAGCAGTTCCAGCGTAAGGGTCATTGCGTGCCCCCCTGTGCAGGGCCGTCCGAAACCGACACATCTGTGCGCGCGACATTGATACCGGGCAGATGCCCCGCCGCGTACTCTGCCTTGCAATGTGCGATGAAGGTGCGGATAACATTGACGTTCTCAGCATCTGGTGCAGTCAGAAGCCCCAACTGCATTGACCGCACTTCTCCGGCCAGTGGAACGAAATGCAGGCGTTTGCCATCGGGGGATAGATCATCGATCGGGCGGACATTGGCGATGGAATACCCGAACCCGTTGGCCACAAGGCTGCGCATCACGGCCATATCGCGGGTCCGTTCGCCGATATTCGGCTTGGCACCGATAGTGTTAAAGAATGACAGGAAGTAATCCGAACTGAACGGCAGATCGAGCAGCACCATCGGATAGGGCAGCAAATCTTGGATCGTGACAACGGACCGTTCGGCCAGCGGGTGCCCGGTGTTCAGAATCGCATAAGGTGGCAGGGTTGCAATCGTTTGAAAATTCAGATCGGCTGGCAGGTCCAGATCATAGGTCAGCGCCACGTCGATCTCTGCCCGCCTGAGACGGCTATAGATTTCCGCTTGGTTCAGCTCGAACTGGCGAATGCGAACCTCGGGGTATAGCCGTTCGAACCCGGCGCGCAGCGCGGGGACCATGATCTGCGCAAAGGTCAGCAGACACCCGACAGCCAGCGGCCCCCGGACGCTGCCGGAAATGTTCCCTGCCAGATCGACCAGTTGCTCGGCGTCGCGCAGCACCAGCTTTGCCTGAGTCAACATCTGCCTGCCGGCAAGCGTCAATGACAATCCGTGTGCGTGTTGCCGAACAAACAGCGGCAGGCCGAATTCACTCTCAAGCTGATTGATCGCCGCCGAAATCGACGGCGACGACACGTTCACCTTCTCTGCGGCAAGCGCAATGCTGCCTGCTTCGCCGACGGCGACAAAGTATTCCAGCTGCCGGAGCGTGAACCTCAGCATTGCAGCGGGCCGGGCTGATCTGTCGGGGCGTGTGGGGTGGGTAGATGTTTCATAGTCTTACAAGTGCTGGATATTTCTGGGGGAAATGCAAGCAAAGATCGCAGCCACAGCCCAATTGTTCGCCTGTCACTGGCCGGGATTACGGGTCATAGGCAGAAGCTAATCAATGCTGAATGATATCATGTTTTTCGTGGCGGGGCCTTGTCGATAGGGTTGTCCGAACGCTCCGCCGCTGGCGGTGATGATAGGACATGGGAAAGGGCGCATGGATGCCGGTTGAAAAAATTAATACACTTGTCGTCGGCGGCGGTCAGGCCGGCGTCGCGATGAGCGAACATCTTGGCAACAATGGTATCCCCCATCTGGTACTGGAGCGCGACCGCATCGCGGAACGCTGGCGCACCGCGCGCTGGGATAGTCTGGTCGCCAACGGACCTGCATGGCATGATCGGTTTCCCGGCATGGAATTCCCTGATTTCGATCCCGATGCCTTTCCGGGCAAAGAGGCCGTCGCGGATTACTTTGTCGAGTATGCCAAGAAGATCGACGCCCCCATCCGCTGCGGTGTCGAGGTCAAGTCCGTGCGCCGCAACGAGGGCCGCGCCGGGTTCACCGCCCTGACGTCACAGGGTGTTATCGAGGCGCAGCACGTGGTTGCGGCCACTGGCCCGTTTCAAAAGCCTGTGTTCCCAGAGATCATTCCGGCCGAAGCCGACCTGATGCAGATCCATTCCAATGCTTACCGCAACCCTGATCAGTTGCCCGCAGGGGCCGTGATGGTTGTGGGGGCAGGGGCGTCGGGCGCGCAAATCGCCGAAGAGCTACAGCAATCCGGGCGGCAGGTTACGCTATCGGTTGGCCCGCACGACCGCCCCCCGCGCAGCTATCGCGGGCGCGACTTCGTCTGGTGGCTGGGCGTTCTGGGCAAATGGGACATGCAGACACCCGGTCCGGGAACCGAGCATGTGACCTTTGCCGTGAGTGGCGCCAATGGTGGCAATACCGTGGACTACCGGCGCTTTGCCGCGATGGGCATGACACTGGTAGGACGCACCGAGAACTATGAGAACGGCACATTGCGCTTTTCCGGCGAATTGCCCAACAGCATCGCGCATGGCGACCGGAACTACCTGTCGGTTCTGGATGAGGCAGACGCCTATGCAGAACGCAATGGCCTCGACATGCCGACAGACCCAGCCGCGCGGCAGATGCTGGAGGACCCCGATTGCATCCGCGACCCGATCCGCGCGTTGGATATTGCCGCGGCGGGGATCACATCGGTAATCTGGGCCACTGGCTATACGCAGGATTATAGCTGGTTGCAGGTGGATGCGTTCAACGACGCTGGCAAGCCCGATCATCGACGTGGTGTATCAACCGAGCCGGGCGTTTACTTTGTCGGATTGCCGTGGCTGTCACGGCGCGGATCGTCGTTTATCTGGGGGGTATGGCATGACGCCAAGTTTGTGGCCGATCACATCGCGACACAGCAGACCTATCTGGAATACACGCCCGCCGCATCGGCACAGACAATCGACGCCTGAGCCACTGCTCTACTCAGCGCGCGCCTGTCGAAACCACGCGATGATGGCGGCGCGGTTCTGGTCGGTCATGGTCCGAATGGCATTAGGCGGCGGCATGGCATGGGTTACACCGGCCTGAAGGTAAATCGCCTGCGCGTGCCGCGCGACATCGCTCTGGGTTTCCAGCACCACGCCCTTGGGCGGCCAGCGAATGCCGTCCCAGACCGGTTCGCGCGCGTGGCACATCGAACAATTGCCCAGCACGATGTCATAGGCTTTGTCGAACCCGTCCGCCGCTGCGAATTGCTGTTCCTGCGACGTCAGCGGGCGTGCCTCGGCATCATCATAGCTATCGAGCAGCGGCGCGGTCGACAGCCACGCAATCACCACCATCAACAGAATCGTTACCGCCCATGTCCAGTGCGGCCCTTTCCCAGTGGCATGCATGGTGTTGAAATAATGCCGGATAGTGACGCCCGTGAGAAAAATCAGGCTGGCGATGATCCAGCTATGTTCTGTCGCAAAGGCCAGCGGGTAATGATTGCTCAGCATCAAAAACACGACCGGCAACGTCAGATAGTTGTTATGGGTCGACCGCAGCTTGGCTATTTTGCCATATTTCGGATCGGGCGTGCGACCTTCTTTCAGGTCTTTCACCACGATACGCTGGTTCGGCATGATGATGAAAAACACATTCGCGGTCATGATCGTCGCAGTGAATGCACCCAGATGCAGCAGGGCGGCACGCCCGGTGAATATCTGGGCATAGCCCCATGACATGACCACGAGGATCACGAACAACAGCAGCATCAGCAGGGTCGGGGTTTCGCCCAGCCGAGATTTGCACATGAAATCATAGGCAATCCAGCCGATGGTCAGCGACCCGCCGGAAATCGCAATACCCTGCCACAGCGCGAGATCGGCCTTGGTCGGGTCCAGCAGATACAGTTCGCCACCAACCCAATAGACGATCATCAGCAGCGCCGCACCAGATAGCCACGTCGTATAGCTCTGCCATTTGTGCCAGATCAGGTGCTCTGGCATGTTTTCCGGCGCGACCATGTATTTCTGGATATGGTAGAAACCGCCACCATGTACCTGCCATTCCTCGCCTGAGGCACCGACAGGCATGTTGGGCGCTTTCTTCAGCCCCAGATCGAGTGCGATAAAGTAGAACGATGCCCCGATCCACGCCATTGCGGTGACCACATGCAGCCATCGCACGGCAAAGCCGACCCAATCCCACATAAGGGCGAGATCATACATGACGTGCCTCCTCAGATTCGCTGCGATCAGACTAGGTGGAAACCAACTTTTCTGGTATTGCCTCTAATATCCTAGCTGTATCAAAAAAAGCAGAACAGTGTCCTATTTTGATAACATTCGTACGTTCGTCCGGGTTTATGAACTGGGCAGCATGTCCGCCGCAGGGCGCGACCTGCGGATATCGCCGGCGGTGACATCTTCGCGCATTTCCCAACTCGAAACTCATCTGGGTGTGCGTCTGTTTCAGCGCACCACCCGCAATCTGACGGCGACAGAACAGGGCAGGGCGTTCTATGGCGGCGCGTGTCAGGTGCTGGAATCTGTCGAAGCCGCCGAGGCGCAAGTGGTGGACATTACCGAACACCCGCGCGGATCGCTCTATGTGGCCGCGCCCTTGGGGGTGGGGCGACGTCTGATCGCGCCACAGGTGCCCGGCTTTCTGGCGGCTTACCCGGATGTAAACGTACGGTTGCGCCTGACAGATCGTAAGGTTGACCTAACCACCGAAGGGCTGGACCTCGCGTTTTTCCTCGGGCAGCCCGAGGATAGCAATCTGCGGATCAAGAAGATCGCCGATGTGACCCGTGTCCTGTGTGCCTCACCGGATTATATCGCGGCGCATGGGCACCCGCGCTCTGGCGATGAGATTGACATGGGACAGCACGAATGTCTCAAGCTGCGCTTTCCCGGCGCGACCGAATTTCAATGGCCGCTGCTGACGCCGGACGGCCCCAAACGGTTCCGCGCGCATGGCCGGTTCGAATGTGATGATGGCGATATACTGGTGGATTGGGCGCTGGCCGGGCACGGAATCACGCTGAAACCCGTCTTTGAGGTGGCCGAGCACCTGAAGTCCGGCGCGCTGGTGGTGGTGGCCGAGGACACGCCGCCCGAACCGATCCAGATGGCGTGCCTGTTCACCCATCGCCGCCATCAGGATCCCAAGACGCGGCTTTTCATGGAGTTCGTGATCGACCGGATCGGCAATGTAGTCCGGGATACCAGGGCAGAGCCTCAGCTACCGCGATAGGTCGAATACCCGAACGGCGACAGCAGCAGCGGTACATGATAATGCACATCTTCGGACATGCCAAAACGCAGCGGGATCACGTCCAGAAAACGCGGGCCTTCCTGTACCACACCCGTCCGGGTCAGGTAATCGCCCGCGTGAAAGAGCAATTCGTATGTTCCGGCCTGAAATTCTGCGGCAGGCAAAATCTGCGCATCGGTCCGCCCGTCATCGTTGGTAACAAGGGTTTTCAGATGATGGCGCTCTGATCCGTCAATACGGTACAGTTCGATCGTCAGCCCGTCGGCGGGGCAGCCACGCGCCGTATCCAATACATGGGTGGTCAGATAGCCGGACATGAGAATCTCCTGTATTTTCCCCACTGTCTCAACTGTGCATGATTGACGCAAACCCTGACAGGCTTAAGGCTGCTTTTCATCTTATTTGAAAAACAAATATATTGTTCTGAAATACAAGCATCCCACACGAGGAGGATGAAACGTGATCAGGTACCCGCGCGACATGACCGGTTATGGCGCAACGCCACCCGCCCCGAACTGGCCGAATGGCGCGAAAATCGCCGTGCAGATCGTGCTGAACTACGAGGAAGGTGGCGAAAACAACATCCTGCACGGCGATGCCGCGTCCGAAGCGTTCCTGTCCGAGATCACCGGCGCGCAGCCATGGGCGGGTCAGCGGCATTGGAACATGGAATCGATCTATGAATATGGCGCGCGCGCCGGGTTCTGGCGCGTACACCGGATGCTGGGTGATCTGCCGGTGACGGTTTACGGTGTCGCCACTGCGCTGGCACGCGCGCCTGAGCCGGTCGCCGCGATGAAGTCATCTGGCTGGGAAATCGCCAGCCATGGACTGAAATGGGTCGAACACAAGGACATGCCAGAGGACGAAGAACGCGCCGCCATCGCGCAGGCCATCGCCCTGCATACAGAGATCGTGGGCGCGGCCCCGCGTGGCTGGTACACCGGGCGCTGTTCCAACAACACCATGCGTCTGGCGGCAGAGACGGGCCAGTTTGCCTATATCGCGGACAGCTATGCCGATGATCTGCCTTATTGGATGCACACAGGGGGGCGCGATCAACTGGTCGTGCCCTACACGATGGATTGCAACGATATGCGCTTTGCCATTCAGGCAGGCTTTACCACCGGCGACCAGTTCGAAAGCTACCTCAAGGACAGCTTTGACTGCCTCTATGCCGAGGGTGTCGCGGGCCAGCCCAAGATGCTGTCCATCGGGTTGCATTGCCGGATTATCGGACGGCCGGGGCGGGCGGCTGCCCTGCGTCGTGCCATCGAATATTTCCAATCGCACGAGGGCGTCTGGTTCGCCACCCGGCTTCAGATCGCCGAACATTGGACCAAGGAACATCCACCAGTGACCCAAAGCCGCCCATCCCAGATGGATCGCGAGACATTCGTCGCTGAATTTGGCGGCATTTTTGAACATAGCCCGTGGATCGCCGAACGGGCTTATGACCTAGAACTCGGTCCGACCCATGACACGGCGGCAGGTGTGCATCAGGCGCTTGCCCGGATATTCCGTAGGGCAGGGGCAGACCAGCGGCTGGCCGTGCTGACTGCCCATCCGGATCTGGCGGGTAAACTGGCCGAGGCTGAACGCCTGACGGCAGACTCCTCAGCCGAACAGGCCTCTGTCGGGCTGAATGCGCTGACAGATGACGAACGCGCAACGTTCACCGCGCTGAACGATGCCTACATGTCGAAATTTGGCTTTCCGTTCATTATCGCTGTGCGCGACAACACCAAGGCGACGATCATGGACGCCTTTCGCAGACGCGTCGAGCATGACCGAGACACGGAATTCGTCGAAGCCTGCCGTCAAGTCGAACGCATCGCAGAACTGCGCCTGCAAGCGAAGTTTTCAACATGAGTACGCGGATCAGAATTGAGCCACTGTCTGTCGAGGCGTTCGCACCCTACGGCGATCTGATGCAGGCATCGGGCCCCCCGGACAAGCTGATCAATCTTGGCAGGTGCGGCCGCTTTCACGACCGTGCGCGACTCGATTTTGCCGATGGTCGCGCCGGGATCAGCATTTTTCAGGCCGAGGTCGAAACGCTACCCTTGGCGCTGCAGTTGGTCGAGCGGCACCCCGAAGGCAGTCAGGCTTTTGTGCCGATGTCGTTTGATCCCTTCCTCGTCGTCGTCGCCACGGACGCGGGCGGCGTGCCGCAAAATCCCCGCGCTTTCATGACCGCGCCGGGGCAGGCGATCAATTTTCATCGTGGCACATGGCACGGCGTGCTGGCCCCGCTCTGTGCGCCGGGACTATTTGCCGTGATCGACCGGATCGGCGATGGTGCGAACCTTGAGGAATATTGGTTCGACACGCCGTATATAATCGAGGAATAACAAGAGGCGATGATGGTTCAGGGCAGCCGCATCAAAACCCGTAAAGCAGTGCCAGCCCCGGTGCCCAGCCCGTCGTGACGCCGATCCACGAGGTCACGATCCCGGCCATGCGCTTGATCGGCCAGCCTGCCACATGCCGCAGGAATGTGAGAAACCACAGCACCGTCCACGCCGCCCATGACAGCGCCAGCCAGACATCCATCGCCACCTGCGCTGTGGCCAGCCCGGTCACGGCCATTGGAATGACGGTGATGGCGACAAACAGGCTGAACCAGCCCAGCCCGCGCTCGTCGCAATCATAAATCTGGTTATACGCGACCCACAGATAGGTGATCGCAAAGAGCAGCGTCATCGCAGCGAGGCGCACACCCTCCAGACTGTCCGCCAGAACGGCGGAATGGAGCGCGACCAGAAACGAGATGCCCGCCACCACCAGATTGATCACGATGATTTCGCGGCTCGCGATCCTGCCGCATTGCCACAGGCCGTTCAGGAACAGAACAGCCCCGACATAGAGCAGCGACAAGCCCACCATCATAATGTACTCCCGTTATTTGCGGTGTAGGTCCTGTCTAGCCTGAAAATCTGTGCTGGCGAGTGCCGTTTTGGACCTGTGCGCCAGTTTTCCGTGTCGCGTGGCATTTGGGATGTCTGCCCGGCCTGCTTGGACGCACGCGTGCGCTAAACGCGGGTCCGAGGGTAGGCAACCTCACAGGAAAACAAGCAGCTGTTTTTCATGCGACCGCATCCGCGGTTCAAGAGCTAATTTAAAGAATTACTTTGATCTTATATCATGCTGAAAATGAATTACAAATTCACTTATATTGCCGCGCCATTTTCTGTCGAATGGCCGTCCACATGCGCAGTCATGGCCAGATATTGTGATCCGAGATTCGTATCATCAAACAGGGTGATTTCATCGTCTGATACCCGCGCTGATGTGTGCCGTCGATGACGGCAACCCGTGTCCCGGTCAAACCGGAACACGGTGGAGTGATGGTTGATATTGCCGCGCGATCCCCCGTCGTTGGACGAAGAGTCCTCGGCCTTCAGCCCTAGCGCTATGCCCGGCGGGTCATCGCCCCGGCATCATGCAGCATACCTCTGGGCCGCGATCCCATTCGCCCGGTAATGCTCCTGCGCGGCGGCAACGCCGGATCCCAGCCTGATATTCAGCCCCAGATCGACCATGCACATCTCGGCGGTGGCCAATCCGCTGAGCATCATCACGTCAGTCAGGCTGCCCAGATGCCCGATGCGGAAAACCTTGCCCGCGACCTCGCCCAGTCCAACGCCAAAGGCAACGCCGTAGGTGTCGGCGGCGTGGGTCACGATATCGGTGGCATTGAACCCATCTGGTGTGCGGATGGCACTGACGGAGTCAGAGTATAGATCCGGGGTGGCGGCGCACAGATCCAACCCCCATGCGTCCACGGCGGCGCGCACGCCCTCTGCGATCCGTGTGTGTCGGGCAAAAACGTTTTCCAGCCCTTCTTCCAGCAGCATTTCCAACGACAGCTTCAGCCCGTTCATCAGGCCCACAGGCGGTGTATAGGGGAACGCGTTCGCATTATATCCGGCTTGCATATCATTGATATCAAAGAAAGTACGCGATAAATTGGCATCCTTTGCCGCCGCGATCGCCTTTTCCGAGAACCCAACGATAGCCAGACCCGCAGGCAGCATGAAACCCTTCTGACTGCCCGTCACGGCAACGTCCACACCCCATTCGTCAAACCGAAAATCCATCGACCCGATAGAACTAACGCCATCCACGAAGAGCAGCGCCGGGTGACCGGCAGCATCCAGCGCACGCCGCACGGCTGCGATGTCGGATTTCACACCAGTGGCCGTCTCGTTGTGCGTGGCCAGAACCACCTTGATCTGATGCGTGGTATCCGCACGCAGAATGTCCTCATATTGGTCAGCCGGAATACCCTGTCCCCACGGTGTCTCGACCACTTGAACCGTCAACCCATGCCGCTGGCACATGTCGATCCAGCGATGGCTGAACATGCCGTTACGTGCCGCCAGAACGGTGTCGCCACGACTCAGCGTATTAGAGAGGGCGGTTTCCCAGCCGCCGGTGCCCGTGGACGGAAAGATGAACATCCTGGCGCTATCCGACTTCAGAACCTGCCGTACGCCCTCCAGACAGGGATGCAGGATTTTGCCAAAAACCGGCGACCGGTGGTCGATGGTCGCCATATCGCAGGCCTTGCGTAGTGCCTCGGGCATATTGGTTGGGCCGGGGATGAATACGGGGTTCTGAAAGCTCATCTTGATCTCCTGTTGTTCTGTGATCCGTGACCGTCGATCCCGTTGTAAATCGCTTGGGCTGATGATGATATTTTTTTGAAATCATTTTTCAAAAACCACAAATCAGATAAAAATGATAATTGTCAGCATGTTATGTTTTTCATATAGTGAAATCAATTTTCACATGCTCGGAGGTGGCGGCGATGACAGCACATGAAAATGCCGATGCGGGGCGCAGACGCGCGCGCGGCCGCCCGCGTGACTGGCATGACAAAACGGCGCAGAATACGAACAAAACGCTAGAGCGCGCCATGCGTGTGCTGGAGTTTCTGAGCGAGGCGCAGGGCAAGACTTTGACGGCGCTGGCCAATGATTTGGACGAAGCCCCCGCCACGGTCTACCGCATTCTCGTCACCTACGAAGGTCTCGGCGTGGTCCAGTGCGACATGTCGGATCAGACTTGGTATATCGGTCCTCGCGCCTTTATCATCGGCTCGCGATATCTGCGTCGTACCAGCCTCGTTGATCGCGCGCGCCCTATCTTGCGCGCTTTGATGGAGCAAACCGGAGAAACCGCCAATCTGGGAATCGAGCAGAACGGTCATGTCCTCTTTGTGAGTCAGGTCGAAACCTACGCCAGCATCCGCGCATTTTTTCCTCCCGGCACGCTGACACCCATGCATGCCTCAGGCATTGGCAAGGCACTGCTGGCGGAGATGGATGATCGCCGCCTCGAGAAATTCCTGAACAATGCCCCGCTGGAACGGTTCACCGATTACACCCTCGCTGACCCGGATGCACTGACCAAAGATCTGAGGGCCATCCGTGCGCGCAATTATGCGGTCGACGATCAGGAACGCAACGTCGGTATGCGGTGTGTGGCAGCACCGGTCTTTGATTTCTATAACGAGGCGATCGCGGGCATTTCGGTCTCTGGTCCGACATCGCGTATCGGGATCGAGCAGGTCACGGCACTGGGTCAGGCGGTCGTCGATGCTGCCGACGATCTGACCGAAGCGATGGGCGGTGGGGACTAGATTGTTCGAGGCGCTGCTCAGCCGATGTGGGGCCGTAGCGGCATGTGCCGGTTCACGTCCTTATAGAGCAGATACCGAAACTTGCCCGGTCCGCCTGCATAACAGGCCTGCGGGCAAAATGCGCGCAACCACATGTAATCGCCTGCTTCTACCTCGACCCAATCCTGATTCAGCCGATAAACCGCCTTGCCCTCCAGCACATACAGCCCGTGTTCCATCACATGCGTTTCCGCAAACGGGATCACGGCGCCGGGCTGGAATGTGACGATGGTCACATGCATGTCGTGACGCAGATCGGCGGGATCGACAAAGCGTGTTGTCGCCCATTTGCCGTCTGTGCCGGGCATCTCTGTGGGGGCAATTTCTGTCTCGTTGGTGATGATCACCTCTGGCAGCGGCAGTCCCTCGACTGCCTCATATGCCTTTCTGATCCAGTGAAAGCGTAGCATTGCATCGCCGTTGTTGCGTAGCGTCCAAACAGCACCGGGCGGCAGATAGGCATAACCGCCCGGCGTCATCTCATGTGTGGCACCGTCCACAGCCAACGTTGCCGTACCTTCGACGATAAACAGAACACCCTCGGCCGCCGGATCGGTTTCGGGGCGATCCGACCCGCCGCCCGGCGCGACGTCCATGATGTATTGCGAAAATGTCTCGGCAAAGCCGCTCAAAGGGCGTGATAACACCCATAATCGCGTTCCCTCCCAGAACGGCAGCGCGCTGGTGGTGATGTCGCGCATAGTCCCTTTCGGGATGACAGCATAGCTTTCGGTGAACATGGCGCGGTCGGTTAACAGCTGTTCCTGTCCGGGATGCCCGCCCGTCGGCGCAAAGTATTTTGGAGCCATTGATCACACTCTTTTGGGGGATATTTGCATCAACTATAGGGTCGGGGACAATCAGTGACCACGGTTTTCGCGCAAGTAGAACTTTCTGTAAAATTTTGAAAACTAAGCTGATATTCATGGGCGACAGAAACGTGTGCCGTACTGGCGTGATCCCGGCAGTGGTCGGCATCGGCTTTGGTCCCTGAGCTGCTGCCATATATACATCTAGTGTATTTAGCATTATGAATAGCGTTAATCCCATAGAGGAGCGCGCAGCAATGAAGTCCACCTACCGGGATGTGAAATCCGACATTCTGTCAAAGATAACCAAGGGCGAATGGAAGCCGGGCAGCCTGATACCGAACGAGGTGGAACTGGCCGAGATCTATGGCTGCGCGCGGGCGACGGTTAATCGTGCCATGCGCGAATTGGCCGATGAAGGTCTTATCGAGCGGCGGCGCAAGGCGGGAACGCGGGTGCGCATGGCACCGATCCGGCAGGCACGTTTCGACATTCCCGTTGTGCGCGGCGAGATCGAGGAGAAAGGCGCAGAATATCGCTATTCTCTGGTCAGTCAGGTGGTTGAGGATGTGCCGGATTGGTTGCGCGCACGACTGAAACTCAGTGCAAAGGGGCAGGCACTACATCTGATCTGCATGCACTACGCCGACGGCGATCCCTATCAGCACGAGGATCGCTGGATCAATCTCGCGGCGTTGCCTCAGGCCGAAACCGCAGATTTCCGCGATACCGGCCCGAACGAGTGGCTGGTGTCCACCATCCCCTTTTCCGATGCCGAAATCAGCTTTTCCGCGGCCCTCGCGGACAAAACCATCGCCGAATACCTTAGCAGCGGTATCGGCGATCCGGTGTTCACTGTAGAGCGGTCAACATGGTGGGAGGGGCAGGCGCTGACCTATGTCCGGCTCACCTATCGACCGGGTCATCGCCTGACGACGCGGTATTAGGCGCGGCACTATATAACCTGTCGGTGTGCCGCCACCCGGATCAGCGGCGGCACAGCCTATTTTACAGTATACCGGGCAGGTTCAGGCCATTTTCACGCGCGCAATCCAATGCGATGTCATAGCCCGCATCGGCGTGACGCATGACGCCGGTAGCCGGATCGTTCCACAGCACCCGCGCGATGCGACGGTCGGCATCCTCGGTTCCGTCACAGCAGATCACCATGCCGGAATGCTGGCTGAACCCCATGCCAACCCCACCGCCGTGGTGCAGCGATACCCATGTTGCCCCTGACGCCGTGTTCAGCAGCGCATTCAGCAACGGCCAATCGGACACGGCGTCGCTGCCGTCCTTCATCGCCTCGGTCTCGCGGTTGGGCGACGCGACCGACCCGCTGTCCAGATGGTCGCGGCCGATGACGATGGGGGCTGACAATTCGCCAGTGCGGACCATTTCGTTAAATGCGAGGCCCAGCTTGTGCCGTACGCCCAGACCGACCCAGCAGATACGCGCGGGAAGGCCCTGAAACGCGATCCGTTCGCGCGCCATATCCAGCCAATTGTGCAGATGGCTGTCTTCGGACAGGATTTCCTTCACCTTCGCGTCTGTTTTATAGATGTCCTCGGGATCGCCGGACAGGGCGGCCCAGCGGAACGGCCCGATTCCCCGGCAGAACAGCGGGCGGATATAGGCAGGCACGAAGCCGGGAAAATCGAATGCGTTCTCCAGCCCCTCTTCCAGCGCCATCTGACGGATATTGTTGCCATAATCCACGGTGGGGATGCCCGCAGCGTGGAAATCTACCATCGCCTTGACCTGCACCATCATGGATGCGCGCGCGGCCTTTTCCACCGCCTTGGGATCGCTTTCGCGTTTCTGGCGCCACTCGCCCATTGTCCAGCCCTGCGGCAGATAGCCATTG from Roseovarius pelagicus includes the following:
- a CDS encoding flavin-containing monooxygenase, which translates into the protein MPVEKINTLVVGGGQAGVAMSEHLGNNGIPHLVLERDRIAERWRTARWDSLVANGPAWHDRFPGMEFPDFDPDAFPGKEAVADYFVEYAKKIDAPIRCGVEVKSVRRNEGRAGFTALTSQGVIEAQHVVAATGPFQKPVFPEIIPAEADLMQIHSNAYRNPDQLPAGAVMVVGAGASGAQIAEELQQSGRQVTLSVGPHDRPPRSYRGRDFVWWLGVLGKWDMQTPGPGTEHVTFAVSGANGGNTVDYRRFAAMGMTLVGRTENYENGTLRFSGELPNSIAHGDRNYLSVLDEADAYAERNGLDMPTDPAARQMLEDPDCIRDPIRALDIAAAGITSVIWATGYTQDYSWLQVDAFNDAGKPDHRRGVSTEPGVYFVGLPWLSRRGSSFIWGVWHDAKFVADHIATQQTYLEYTPAASAQTIDA
- a CDS encoding LysR family transcriptional regulator, which codes for MSYFDNIRTFVRVYELGSMSAAGRDLRISPAVTSSRISQLETHLGVRLFQRTTRNLTATEQGRAFYGGACQVLESVEAAEAQVVDITEHPRGSLYVAAPLGVGRRLIAPQVPGFLAAYPDVNVRLRLTDRKVDLTTEGLDLAFFLGQPEDSNLRIKKIADVTRVLCASPDYIAAHGHPRSGDEIDMGQHECLKLRFPGATEFQWPLLTPDGPKRFRAHGRFECDDGDILVDWALAGHGITLKPVFEVAEHLKSGALVVVAEDTPPEPIQMACLFTHRRHQDPKTRLFMEFVIDRIGNVVRDTRAEPQLPR
- the uraH gene encoding hydroxyisourate hydrolase — translated: MSGYLTTHVLDTARGCPADGLTIELYRIDGSERHHLKTLVTNDDGRTDAQILPAAEFQAGTYELLFHAGDYLTRTGVVQEGPRFLDVIPLRFGMSEDVHYHVPLLLSPFGYSTYRGS
- a CDS encoding urate hydroxylase PuuD; translated protein: MYDLALMWDWVGFAVRWLHVVTAMAWIGASFYFIALDLGLKKAPNMPVGASGEEWQVHGGGFYHIQKYMVAPENMPEHLIWHKWQSYTTWLSGAALLMIVYWVGGELYLLDPTKADLALWQGIAISGGSLTIGWIAYDFMCKSRLGETPTLLMLLLFVILVVMSWGYAQIFTGRAALLHLGAFTATIMTANVFFIIMPNQRIVVKDLKEGRTPDPKYGKIAKLRSTHNNYLTLPVVFLMLSNHYPLAFATEHSWIIASLIFLTGVTIRHYFNTMHATGKGPHWTWAVTILLMVVIAWLSTAPLLDSYDDAEARPLTSQEQQFAAADGFDKAYDIVLGNCSMCHAREPVWDGIRWPPKGVVLETQSDVARHAQAIYLQAGVTHAMPPPNAIRTMTDQNRAAIIAWFRQARAE
- the puuE gene encoding allantoinase PuuE; this translates as MIRYPRDMTGYGATPPAPNWPNGAKIAVQIVLNYEEGGENNILHGDAASEAFLSEITGAQPWAGQRHWNMESIYEYGARAGFWRVHRMLGDLPVTVYGVATALARAPEPVAAMKSSGWEIASHGLKWVEHKDMPEDEERAAIAQAIALHTEIVGAAPRGWYTGRCSNNTMRLAAETGQFAYIADSYADDLPYWMHTGGRDQLVVPYTMDCNDMRFAIQAGFTTGDQFESYLKDSFDCLYAEGVAGQPKMLSIGLHCRIIGRPGRAAALRRAIEYFQSHEGVWFATRLQIAEHWTKEHPPVTQSRPSQMDRETFVAEFGGIFEHSPWIAERAYDLELGPTHDTAAGVHQALARIFRRAGADQRLAVLTAHPDLAGKLAEAERLTADSSAEQASVGLNALTDDERATFTALNDAYMSKFGFPFIIAVRDNTKATIMDAFRRRVEHDRDTEFVEACRQVERIAELRLQAKFST
- a CDS encoding LysR family transcriptional regulator, whose amino-acid sequence is MLRFTLRQLEYFVAVGEAGSIALAAEKVNVSSPSISAAINQLESEFGLPLFVRQHAHGLSLTLAGRQMLTQAKLVLRDAEQLVDLAGNISGSVRGPLAVGCLLTFAQIMVPALRAGFERLYPEVRIRQFELNQAEIYSRLRRAEIDVALTYDLDLPADLNFQTIATLPPYAILNTGHPLAERSVVTIQDLLPYPMVLLDLPFSSDYFLSFFNTIGAKPNIGERTRDMAVMRSLVANGFGYSIANVRPIDDLSPDGKRLHFVPLAGEVRSMQLGLLTAPDAENVNVIRTFIAHCKAEYAAGHLPGINVARTDVSVSDGPAQGGTQ